Proteins encoded by one window of Clostridium perfringens:
- a CDS encoding glycerophosphodiester phosphodiesterase: MKVFAHRGFSYRYPENTLLAFKEALKLDIYGIELDVHKSKDGKLVIIHDEDIKRTFNGNGKVKDYTFEELRSFKCNKEGFENNDDCKISLLEDVFNLIKDKDIVLNIEIKNDVIDYENIEKDVLDLIKEYNLERKILISSFNHKALEKVKKLNGDIKLGVLYEKEMPNILDIAKSLNAYAIHPAKSLVSEELVEKAHNEGVKVNVYTVNEKEDIDKLKNYGVDAIFTDQAKMALEYLK; the protein is encoded by the coding sequence ATGAAAGTTTTTGCACATAGAGGATTTAGTTATAGATATCCAGAAAATACTTTGTTAGCATTTAAAGAGGCTTTAAAATTAGATATATATGGAATAGAGCTTGACGTGCACAAAAGTAAAGATGGAAAATTGGTAATAATACATGATGAGGATATAAAAAGAACTTTTAATGGAAATGGAAAAGTTAAGGATTATACTTTTGAAGAACTTAGAAGCTTTAAGTGTAATAAAGAAGGCTTTGAAAATAATGATGATTGTAAAATCTCCTTATTAGAAGATGTTTTTAATCTTATAAAAGATAAGGATATAGTTTTAAATATAGAAATTAAAAATGATGTAATAGATTATGAAAATATTGAGAAGGATGTATTAGATTTAATAAAGGAATATAATCTAGAAAGAAAAATACTTATTTCAAGTTTTAATCATAAGGCCTTAGAAAAAGTTAAAAAGTTAAATGGAGATATTAAATTAGGGGTACTTTATGAAAAAGAAATGCCTAATATTCTTGATATTGCTAAAAGTTTAAATGCATATGCAATACACCCTGCTAAATCCCTTGTTTCAGAAGAACTGGTAGAAAAAGCACATAATGAAGGTGTAAAAGTCAATGTTTATACAGTAAATGAAAAAGAGGATATAGATAAACTTAAAAATTATGGAGTAGATGCTATATTTACAGATCAGGCTAAAATGGCTTTAGAGTACTTAAAATAA
- a CDS encoding endonuclease MutS2 has product MNDRVLRVLEFNKIKELVKGYAITKSAKEMVLDLKPYDSVYDVKEHLEETKEALDILMRKGNPPFEGLYDVKEAITRAEKGGVLSIEGLLRIGNMLSVTRKLSDFLARKEEEEEHRILEGMREGLIVLRGVESAISKAIVSEDEIADSASDKLYSIRRSLKEKNSSIRDKVNSIVRSNAQYLQDSLYTVRGDRYVIPVKAEYKSQVPGLVHDQSSTGATLFIEPTALVNLNNEIKELMLKERAEIERILAELSALVYKNIDVIKVNFNIIVELDFIFAKAKYGSDLGGTMPIVNEEGVIDLMDARHPLIPKDKVVSSDIYLGREFTTLLITGPNTGGKTVTLKTTGLIELMGLSGLLIPASENSSISFFEEIFADIGDEQSIEQSLSTFSSHMTNIVKIMEKANNKSFVLFDELGAGTDPTEGAALAISILENLRARGCRIMSTTHYSELKGYALKTENVENASVEFNVETLRPTYRLLIGVPGKSNAFEISRRLGLKDNIIEEAKKVISTESLQFEDLIQSLQEKSIKAENDAREAAILRNDAEKYKNRYKEKFERIESVRDNVYADARREAKQILDSAKEEADAILKNMRDLERMGISSDARRKLEAERGKLRDKISDAEARLQKKKEEQKGEELKKIEVGMEALLPSINQKVIVLSKPDNKGEVQVQAGIMKINVKAKDLRVAKETKEEKKIKKREARLNLRQVDPSIDLRGMDSEEACYTADKYLDDAYVAGRGEVTLVHGKGTGVLRKAINDMLKKHPHVKSHRLGEYGEGGTGVTVVILK; this is encoded by the coding sequence ATGAACGATAGAGTTTTAAGAGTTTTAGAATTTAATAAAATTAAGGAATTGGTTAAGGGATATGCCATTACAAAATCAGCTAAGGAGATGGTTTTAGATCTTAAACCATATGATTCTGTTTATGATGTAAAAGAACATTTAGAAGAAACAAAAGAAGCTTTAGATATTTTAATGAGAAAAGGAAATCCTCCTTTCGAAGGGCTTTATGATGTTAAGGAAGCTATAACAAGAGCTGAAAAAGGTGGAGTTTTAAGTATAGAGGGCTTACTTAGAATAGGAAATATGTTATCTGTAACAAGAAAACTTTCTGACTTTTTAGCTAGAAAAGAAGAGGAAGAAGAGCATAGAATCCTAGAAGGAATGAGAGAAGGACTTATAGTACTTAGAGGTGTAGAAAGTGCCATATCAAAGGCCATAGTAAGTGAAGATGAAATTGCAGATTCTGCAAGTGATAAGCTTTATAGTATAAGAAGAAGCTTAAAAGAAAAGAATTCATCTATAAGAGATAAAGTTAATTCTATAGTAAGAAGTAATGCTCAATATCTTCAAGATTCCTTATACACAGTTAGAGGAGATAGATATGTTATTCCTGTAAAAGCTGAATATAAATCTCAAGTTCCAGGACTTGTTCATGATCAAAGTTCAACAGGGGCTACACTTTTTATAGAACCAACGGCTTTAGTAAACTTAAATAACGAAATAAAAGAACTTATGCTAAAGGAAAGAGCTGAGATTGAGAGAATATTAGCAGAATTATCAGCCTTAGTATATAAAAATATTGATGTTATAAAAGTTAACTTTAATATAATAGTTGAATTAGATTTTATATTTGCAAAGGCTAAATATGGTAGTGATTTAGGTGGAACAATGCCTATAGTAAATGAAGAAGGAGTAATAGATTTAATGGATGCAAGGCATCCACTAATTCCTAAAGATAAAGTTGTTTCTTCTGATATTTATTTAGGAAGAGAATTTACAACATTACTTATAACAGGGCCAAATACTGGTGGTAAAACTGTAACCTTAAAGACTACAGGGCTTATTGAACTTATGGGGTTAAGTGGACTTTTAATACCAGCAAGTGAAAATTCAAGCATAAGCTTCTTTGAAGAGATATTTGCAGATATAGGAGATGAGCAAAGTATAGAGCAAAGCTTATCAACTTTTTCTTCTCATATGACTAATATAGTTAAAATAATGGAGAAAGCAAATAATAAGAGTTTTGTACTTTTTGACGAACTTGGGGCTGGAACAGACCCTACAGAGGGAGCTGCACTTGCTATTTCAATATTAGAAAACTTAAGAGCAAGAGGATGTAGAATAATGTCTACAACTCACTATAGTGAATTAAAGGGATATGCATTAAAAACTGAAAATGTTGAGAATGCTTCTGTTGAGTTTAATGTTGAAACCTTAAGACCAACTTATAGACTTTTAATAGGAGTTCCAGGGAAATCAAATGCTTTTGAAATTTCAAGAAGATTAGGTCTTAAAGATAATATCATAGAAGAAGCTAAAAAGGTTATTTCTACTGAATCACTTCAATTTGAAGATTTAATACAATCACTTCAAGAAAAGAGTATAAAAGCAGAAAATGATGCTAGAGAAGCTGCTATATTAAGAAATGATGCAGAAAAATATAAGAATAGATATAAAGAGAAATTTGAAAGAATTGAAAGCGTAAGAGATAATGTTTATGCAGATGCTAGAAGAGAAGCAAAGCAAATTTTAGATTCAGCTAAGGAAGAGGCTGATGCTATTCTTAAAAATATGAGAGACCTAGAAAGAATGGGGATTTCTAGTGATGCAAGAAGAAAGCTTGAAGCTGAAAGAGGAAAGCTTAGAGATAAAATAAGTGATGCAGAAGCTAGGCTTCAAAAGAAAAAAGAAGAGCAAAAGGGAGAAGAACTTAAAAAGATTGAGGTTGGAATGGAAGCCTTATTACCTTCAATAAACCAAAAAGTCATAGTTCTTTCTAAGCCAGACAATAAAGGTGAAGTTCAAGTTCAAGCTGGAATTATGAAAATAAATGTTAAGGCTAAGGATTTAAGAGTAGCCAAGGAAACTAAAGAAGAAAAGAAAATTAAAAAGAGAGAAGCAAGATTAAACTTAAGACAGGTGGATCCATCAATAGACTTAAGAGGTATGGATTCAGAAGAAGCTTGTTACACTGCAGATAAGTATTTAGATGATGCTTATGTTGCAGGAAGAGGAGAAGTAACTTTAGTTCATGGAAAAGGTACTGGTGTTTTAAGAAAAGCTATAAACGATATGCTAAAAAAACATCCTCATGTAAAATCTCACAGACTAGGTGAGTATGGAGAGGGTGGAACAGGAGTTACTGTTGTAATATTAAAATAA
- a CDS encoding stage V sporulation protein D produces the protein MKAKKKNKKIKLNEGRVLAFLLAIAILFLALSGRLLYISIFRSKDYKAMAEEQWTNEIQIDARRGRILDRNNRELAVTANVFRVDLDLITLRKYIDKKDTDNIEIAKLLAEALEMDEEKVLSRIELTYPSGNPANSATLIRRIEKEKADKVKELDINGVIVSEDTKRYYPNGDFLSHTLGTTNADGEGLSGLELYYNEELMGIPGVRVSEVSGNSTSNPYSETSFTPPVDGKDMTLTIDENIQYFVEKVAEDALKKHNADSVSIAVMNPNNGEILGMVNKPGFNPNNPYEGSEAFKGKDESAKLQNMWRNTIVSDAFEPGSIFKIITSIAAIEENIAGKDEVYYCDGSLNVAGKNIKCWKPGGHGVQNFNQTLENSCNVAFMEMGAKLGAEKLNEYIKLFGFGTQSGIDLPGEATGIVKNVEDISAVDLATISFGQTNTMNGIQFMTALNAVANGGDLIQPHIMKELSHKDDNGTKIIDEVFVPKIQENIVDEKSTMRVKEALESTVSNGSSKDAGIEGIKVAGKTGTAEKVDPETGTYGAGYIASFAGFAPYDNPQVSLIVIIDNPKNGEHFGGIVAAPFAGELFNNIFNYISLNEGQLDAKDESVIIPDLRGDKVTSAEKTLNELGVNCVIEGDGTFVTSVTPIPGYKVKKGDSITLYAGSRFDRNEKEIVVPDFRKLNKEEAEEILKSLGLKGEFEGEGEIKEQSISAGEIIKSGDKIKFKLEG, from the coding sequence GTGAAAGCAAAAAAGAAAAATAAAAAAATTAAACTTAATGAAGGTAGAGTATTAGCTTTTTTATTAGCCATAGCAATATTATTTTTAGCTTTATCAGGTAGATTGCTTTACATAAGTATATTTAGATCAAAAGATTATAAGGCTATGGCAGAAGAACAATGGACCAATGAAATACAAATAGATGCTAGAAGAGGGCGTATCTTAGATAGAAACAATAGGGAGTTAGCAGTTACTGCAAACGTATTTAGAGTAGATTTAGATTTAATAACCTTAAGAAAATATATTGATAAGAAAGATACTGATAATATTGAAATTGCAAAATTATTAGCTGAAGCTTTAGAGATGGATGAAGAAAAGGTTTTATCAAGAATAGAACTTACATATCCATCAGGAAATCCAGCAAACTCTGCTACCTTAATAAGAAGAATAGAAAAGGAAAAGGCTGATAAGGTTAAAGAGCTAGATATAAATGGAGTAATAGTATCAGAGGATACAAAAAGATATTATCCTAATGGAGATTTTCTTTCTCATACTTTAGGAACAACTAATGCAGATGGAGAAGGATTAAGTGGATTAGAACTTTATTATAATGAAGAACTTATGGGAATCCCAGGAGTAAGAGTTAGTGAAGTCTCTGGAAATAGTACTTCAAATCCTTATTCTGAAACAAGTTTTACTCCACCTGTAGATGGAAAAGATATGACTTTGACAATAGATGAGAATATACAATACTTTGTTGAAAAGGTAGCTGAAGATGCCTTAAAGAAACATAATGCAGACTCAGTAAGCATTGCAGTTATGAACCCTAATAATGGAGAAATTTTAGGAATGGTAAATAAACCTGGATTTAATCCTAATAATCCTTATGAGGGTAGTGAGGCATTTAAGGGGAAAGATGAATCAGCAAAACTACAAAACATGTGGAGAAATACAATTGTTTCAGATGCCTTTGAGCCAGGTTCAATATTTAAAATAATAACTTCTATAGCAGCCATAGAGGAAAATATAGCAGGAAAAGATGAGGTTTATTATTGTGATGGTAGTTTAAATGTAGCAGGGAAAAATATAAAATGTTGGAAACCTGGTGGACATGGAGTACAAAATTTTAACCAAACATTAGAAAATTCATGTAATGTTGCTTTTATGGAAATGGGTGCAAAATTAGGAGCAGAAAAGTTAAATGAATATATTAAACTTTTTGGATTTGGAACTCAATCAGGAATAGATTTACCGGGAGAAGCTACAGGAATAGTTAAAAATGTAGAAGATATAAGTGCTGTGGATTTAGCAACTATATCCTTTGGACAAACTAATACAATGAATGGTATTCAGTTTATGACAGCCTTAAATGCTGTTGCAAATGGAGGAGATTTAATTCAGCCTCATATTATGAAAGAATTAAGTCATAAGGATGATAATGGGACAAAAATTATAGATGAAGTTTTTGTGCCTAAAATACAAGAAAATATAGTAGATGAAAAAAGTACTATGAGAGTTAAAGAGGCCTTAGAATCTACTGTTTCTAATGGATCTTCAAAGGATGCTGGTATTGAAGGAATAAAAGTAGCAGGAAAAACTGGTACAGCAGAAAAGGTAGATCCTGAAACAGGTACTTATGGAGCAGGGTATATAGCGTCCTTTGCTGGATTTGCACCATATGATAATCCACAAGTATCTTTAATAGTAATAATAGATAATCCTAAAAATGGAGAACATTTTGGAGGAATTGTTGCAGCTCCTTTTGCAGGAGAATTATTTAATAATATATTTAACTATATTTCATTAAATGAAGGGCAATTAGATGCGAAAGATGAAAGTGTAATAATCCCTGATTTAAGAGGAGATAAGGTAACTAGTGCTGAAAAAACTTTAAATGAATTAGGAGTTAATTGTGTAATTGAAGGGGATGGAACCTTTGTTACTTCAGTTACACCTATACCAGGCTATAAGGTTAAAAAGGGTGATAGTATAACCTTGTATGCTGGAAGTAGATTTGATAGAAATGAAAAGGAAATAGTAGTTCCTGATTTTAGAAAATTAAATAAGGAAGAGGCAGAAGAAATTTTAAAATCCTTAGGATTAAAGGGAGAATTTGAAGGAGAAGGTGAAATTAAGGAACAGAGCATAAGTGCAGGAGAAATAATAAAAAGTGGAGATAAGATTAAGTTTAAATTAGAAGGATAA
- a CDS encoding DUF523 domain-containing protein, producing MILISGCLCGVNCKYNGENNLNENILKLLKEGKAVIACPEQLGGLKTPRIPSEIVGGTGKDVLEGKAKVLGKDGADVTKEFLKGAYETLNIAKSINAEYVILKAKSPSCGLGVIYSGNFNGEKKEGNGVTCELLLQNGFKVKTENDF from the coding sequence GTGATTTTAATTAGTGGGTGTTTGTGTGGAGTTAATTGTAAATACAATGGTGAAAATAATTTAAATGAAAATATATTAAAGCTTCTTAAGGAAGGAAAAGCAGTGATTGCCTGTCCAGAACAATTAGGAGGACTAAAAACTCCAAGAATACCAAGTGAAATAGTGGGTGGAACAGGAAAAGATGTACTAGAAGGAAAGGCAAAAGTACTTGGTAAGGATGGAGCTGATGTTACAAAAGAATTTCTTAAAGGGGCTTATGAAACTTTAAATATAGCAAAGAGCATAAATGCAGAATATGTAATTTTAAAAGCAAAAAGTCCATCTTGTGGTCTTGGAGTTATATATTCAGGAAATTTTAATGGAGAGAAAAAAGAAGGAAATGGGGTAACTTGTGAACTTCTACTTCAAAATGGATTTAAAGTTAAAACAGAAAATGATTTTTAG
- a CDS encoding alpha-hydroxy-acid oxidizing protein gives MNKDMRDKARELYNGSCRVCKVCNGVACAGEVPGMGGKGTGDSFIRNVAALEEIKLNMRTIHDAKNPTTNIEIFGKNMELPLFAAPITGTMLNMGGKVSEREYIEGVVKGCLDSGIYPMVGDTAVDLCLATNLEVIEEYNGQGIIFIKPWKNEVVIEKIKMAEKAGAFAVGVDIDAAGLITLAMNGKPVEPKNLEEIKELVNSTKLPFILKGIMTPDEAELAVEAGVDAIVVSNHGGRVLDQTPASCEVLPEIAARVKGKVKILVDGGVRTGVDILKMIALGADCVLIGRPFITATFAHGAKGVEEYVNSLKGELKSAMVLTGCNSIENIDNRVIYKGEN, from the coding sequence ATGAATAAGGATATGAGAGATAAAGCTAGAGAACTTTATAATGGAAGTTGTAGAGTATGTAAAGTTTGTAATGGAGTAGCATGTGCAGGAGAAGTTCCTGGCATGGGAGGAAAAGGAACAGGAGATTCTTTTATAAGAAATGTAGCGGCCTTAGAGGAAATAAAACTTAATATGAGAACAATTCATGATGCTAAAAACCCTACTACAAATATTGAAATTTTCGGTAAGAATATGGAGTTACCACTTTTTGCAGCTCCTATAACAGGAACTATGTTAAATATGGGTGGAAAAGTTAGTGAAAGAGAATATATTGAGGGAGTAGTTAAGGGATGCTTAGATTCAGGTATATATCCTATGGTAGGAGATACAGCAGTAGACTTATGTTTAGCTACTAATTTAGAAGTAATAGAAGAATATAATGGACAAGGAATTATATTTATAAAACCTTGGAAAAATGAAGTTGTAATAGAAAAAATAAAAATGGCAGAAAAAGCAGGAGCCTTTGCTGTAGGCGTGGATATAGATGCAGCTGGACTTATAACTTTAGCTATGAATGGAAAACCAGTTGAACCTAAAAACTTAGAGGAAATAAAAGAATTAGTAAATTCAACAAAATTACCTTTTATATTAAAGGGAATAATGACGCCAGATGAGGCTGAATTAGCAGTAGAAGCAGGAGTAGATGCCATAGTAGTATCTAATCATGGAGGAAGAGTTTTAGATCAAACTCCAGCCTCATGTGAAGTGCTACCAGAGATAGCAGCTAGAGTTAAAGGAAAAGTTAAAATTTTAGTTGACGGTGGAGTAAGAACTGGAGTTGATATATTAAAAATGATAGCCTTAGGTGCTGATTGCGTTTTAATAGGAAGACCTTTTATAACAGCTACCTTTGCTCATGGAGCTAAAGGGGTAGAAGAATATGTGAATTCTTTAAAAGGTGAATTAAAATCAGCTATGGTATTAACAGGATGTAACTCAATAGAAAATATAGATAATAGAGTTATTTACAAAGGAGAGAATTAA